GGATCGTCACTTCGCGATCTTCGAGCCGGGCGGTCGTGATGGCCGAGACGACGCACTGCTCCACCTCGGCCCCGCTCCAGCCCTGCGTGAAACGGTGGAGCCGCTTCAGGTCGAACTTCGAGGGGTCGATGCCCCGGGAGCGGAGGTGGATGGCGAAGATTTCCTCCCGCTCCTCGTCCGTGGGAAGGTCGACGAAAAAGACCTCGTCGAAACGCCCCTTGCGGATCATCTCGGCCGGAAGGAGGTCGATCCGGTTGGCCGTCGCGGCGACGAAAAGACCGCGGGCCTTCTCCTGCATCCAGGTGAGAAAAAAGGCGAAAATGCGGCCCAGCGTACTCCCCTCCTCGGTCTGGGCGCTGATTCCCATCTCGATTTCGTCGAACCAGACGACGGCCGGAGACAGGGCTTCCACCGTCCGGCAGGCGTCCACGAAAGCGCGGTCCGGACTGCCGTGGCGGCCGGAGAACACCTCGACCATGTCGATCCGGTAGAGCGGGAGCTGGAAGTAGGAAGCGATGGCTTTCACGGAAAGGCTCTTCCCGCACCCGGAAATCCCCATGATCAGAACGCCCTTCGGCACGATCTCCGCCCGCACGCTGTCACGCATGTGGAAGAGCTTCCGGCGTTCGAGAAGCCACCGCTTCAGGTACTCGAGCCCCCCTACCTCGTCGAGCGACGTCGGGTCCGCGACGAACTCGATCGTCCCCGTTTTCCGCACGAGGATGCGCTTTTCCTCGAGGAGGGACGGAATCGCGCTCGCGTCGACGGCTCCCCGCTCCGCGAGCGCTCGCCGCAGCGCGTGCCGGCTTTCGTCGATCGTGAGACCCTGGAGCGCCCGGGCGAGCTGGAAGATCGTGTCTTCGTCCTTCGCCACCCGCGCCCCCGCGCGCTCGAGCGCCGAGAGCTCCTCCCGTAGGAAGTCGAGAAGCTCGGCGAGGTCGGGGGTACCCGGCTCGACGAGCGCCATGGAGCGGCGGAGCTCCTCGGGGATGACCTCGACCGGTGCCGTGATCACGACGAACTTCCGCGCGTCGATGCAACGCTGGTAGAGGTCCCGGAGCCGCCGTCGAATCTCGACGCTGTCCCGCAGGAACTCGTGGAAGTCCCGGAGCTCGAAAATCGCGGGTTCCGGGTGCGTCGCGATCCGGTCGAGGACCTCGAGAGGCCCGAGTTTTTCTCCACCCCTCTCCCCCTCGCGGACGAGTCCCTCGGTCACGGTCCAGCTCCACAGTGCGAGAGGAGAAGAAAAGGCCTCCCGGGCGGCACGCGCGAGCAAGGCGTGGACCCGGGCCTCCTCGCTCGTGTGGACGTAGACGAGGGGGCGAGCGGAACGTAGCGTGTCGCGTAGCTCGCGGTAGGCCCGGCTTCCCTCCGGGGCCGTGGCGGTGACCGGCTCCATCGATTTTTGCATACCAGCAGCCGTGCCCCTTGTCATCCGGCCTGGAGAAACTTGCGCACCTCGCTCTGTCGAACCACCTCGAAGATCCGGCCGAGCGGGCTCTCTTCTTCGGCCGAGCGCAGGCAGTGGATCCGGTCCTCTTCCTCGAGCACGAGAGCGCCGGTCGGGAGAAACACACGGTCCTTTCTCCGCAGAAGGACCACGAATTCGGTCTTTGCGTAAGGCAGCTCGGAGAGTTTTTTCCCCACCCACTCGCCCGGCCCTACCCGATACTCCGCGAGCACGGCCCTTCCGACGCGAATGAGCCGGTTGGCTTCGTCGACGCCGGGGAAATTGCCCGGAAACGGGGCGTCGGGCCCCCTCTCCTCGCCGAGGGCCAGGATCCGGTCGACGCGAAAGTTGTCGCGCACCCTCTGGGCGACGAGCGTGTTGAGCTCCTGGTTCGTCGTGAGCGCCACGACGACGTCCACGTAGCGGGCGCCGGCGAGCTCGAGGTCGTCCACCGAGAGCGCGTCTCCGTTGAAAACCGAGAGTCCCGCCCGGCGCGCCTCGTGGCAGAGCCGCGGGTTGCGGTCGATGAGCGCCACGTTCCGCTCGTAGGATTGCAGCAGCCGGGCCAGCAAGCGCCCGAGGTAATCCGCCCCGACGATCATGGTCCCCTGCAGCGAAGGGAGGTGCACCCCGAGAAGTCGAGCGACCGGCCCGGCCGTGAAACCCTGGAGCGCCACGCTCGAGGCGACCGTGGCGAACACCAGAGCTTCGAGTTGCAGGCCCCCCTCGATTCCTTCCCGCTGCAGGAAGATGCGGAAGAGCCCCGCCACCGATGCGGCCACGATCCCGCGCGGACAGATCCAGGACACGAAGAGGCGCTCCCGCACCGAGAGCTCGCTTCCGATCGTGCAGAGGAAGACCGAAAGCGGGCGCGCGACCCAGAGAAGGCAGGCGACGACCGCGAAAGCGCCCGAGCCGAGCTTTCGGACCTCCGCGAGCGGGAGATCGGCCGCGAGAAGCACGAAGAGAAACGAAAGCAGCAGCACCGTGAGCTCTTCCTTGAACTGCCGCAGGGGGCCGATGTCGCGGAGACCCCGGTTCCCCATCACGACGCCCTGCACGACGGCCGACATGAGGCCCGCTTCCGCCGAGATGCGGCTCGCCAGCGCCGCCGCGAGCAGGACCGAACCCAGGACGACCGGGTTGACGAGACTCTCCGCGATCCACTTCCGGCGGAGCATTTCCGCCACCACGAGACCGGCTCCGCCTCCGACGAGGCTCCCCACGACCAGCCGGCTCAGGAGAAACCAGCCCGTCTGCCAGATCTCGTAGTGGCCGGCCACGTACTCGAACGTCACGATGGCCGCGATGGCACCCACGGGGTCGACGAGCACCCCTTCGCTGATCAGAAGCTCCCGCACCCGGCGCTCCACCGTGAGGCGGGCGAGGAGCGGCGTGACGACCGTCGGTCCCGTCACGATGACGAGCGAGCCGTAGAGGACGGCCAGTCGCCAGTCCATCCCCAGAAATCGGTGCGCCGCCCATGCACCGACCAGCATGGAAATCGCCCCCCCGGCGGTGAGAAGCAGGATCAGGCTCCTCTGCTGCGTGCGGAGCTGCTCGATCTGGAGCGCGAGCCCACCCTCGAAAAGGATCACCGTCACGGCGAGACTCACGAGGTCGGCGCGGGCATCGCCGAAAACGCGAGGGTCGACCCAGCCGAGCACGTCCGGGCCCACGGCCGTGCCGAGTCCGAGCAGCAGGAGAATACTCGGCATACCGAGGCGGGCGGACAGAACCTGCCCCGCCATGCCCACGGCGACGACGAGTGCGACCTGGTAGAACGCCACGAGTCAGGACTCGTCTCGGGAGGAGGTTTTTTCTCGCCAGGAGCGAAGGCGCCGGGCGATTTCCCGCTCTTCGCCCTCTTCGGACGGCTCGTAGTACCGGCGTCCGGCGAGTTTCTCGGGCAGGTAGACCTGCGCCACCACGTGTCCTTCGAAGTCGTGGGGATAACGGTAGCCGGCCCCGTAGCCCACCGCTTTCGCCAGGGGGGTGGGTGCGTTGCGGAGGTGAAGAGGCACGGGAAGCGCGCCGTGCTTTTTCACGTCTTCTTCGGCCGCCTGCATCGCGCGGAGAACGGCATGGGACTTCGGTGCCGCGGCCAAATACAACGCCGCCTGCGTCAAGGGAAGACGCCCCTCCGGCATTCCCACGAAGTCGACGGCTTCTTTCGCGGCCACGGCCACCGAAAGCGCCCTGGGGTCGGCGTTCCCCACGTCCTCGGAGGCGAAGACCACCATGCGGCGAGCGACGAACAGCGGATCCTCCCCGGCCTCGAGCATGCGCAGGAGCCAGTAGACGGCCGCGTCGGGGTCGCTGCCCCGGAGGCTTTTGATGAACGCCGAAACGACGTTGTAGTGCTCTTCGCCCGCTTTGTCGTACAGGAGTGCTCGGCGTTGCGCCGCCTTCTCCACGAGCCCGAGGTCGATCGTCCGGCCCTTGCGGCGGACCGCCA
The sequence above is a segment of the Candidatus Binatia bacterium genome. Coding sequences within it:
- a CDS encoding ATPase, with the translated sequence MEPVTATAPEGSRAYRELRDTLRSARPLVYVHTSEEARVHALLARAAREAFSSPLALWSWTVTEGLVREGERGGEKLGPLEVLDRIATHPEPAIFELRDFHEFLRDSVEIRRRLRDLYQRCIDARKFVVITAPVEVIPEELRRSMALVEPGTPDLAELLDFLREELSALERAGARVAKDEDTIFQLARALQGLTIDESRHALRRALAERGAVDASAIPSLLEEKRILVRKTGTIEFVADPTSLDEVGGLEYLKRWLLERRKLFHMRDSVRAEIVPKGVLIMGISGCGKSLSVKAIASYFQLPLYRIDMVEVFSGRHGSPDRAFVDACRTVEALSPAVVWFDEIEMGISAQTEEGSTLGRIFAFFLTWMQEKARGLFVAATANRIDLLPAEMIRKGRFDEVFFVDLPTDEEREEIFAIHLRSRGIDPSKFDLKRLHRFTQGWSGAEVEQCVVSAITTARLEDREVTIQDLLSTASTMVPLSRTMKEQVDRIRSWAHERAVRASPRQVQR
- a CDS encoding sodium/hydrogen antiporter — encoded protein: MAFYQVALVVAVGMAGQVLSARLGMPSILLLLGLGTAVGPDVLGWVDPRVFGDARADLVSLAVTVILFEGGLALQIEQLRTQQRSLILLLTAGGAISMLVGAWAAHRFLGMDWRLAVLYGSLVIVTGPTVVTPLLARLTVERRVRELLISEGVLVDPVGAIAAIVTFEYVAGHYEIWQTGWFLLSRLVVGSLVGGGAGLVVAEMLRRKWIAESLVNPVVLGSVLLAAALASRISAEAGLMSAVVQGVVMGNRGLRDIGPLRQFKEELTVLLLSFLFVLLAADLPLAEVRKLGSGAFAVVACLLWVARPLSVFLCTIGSELSVRERLFVSWICPRGIVAASVAGLFRIFLQREGIEGGLQLEALVFATVASSVALQGFTAGPVARLLGVHLPSLQGTMIVGADYLGRLLARLLQSYERNVALIDRNPRLCHEARRAGLSVFNGDALSVDDLELAGARYVDVVVALTTNQELNTLVAQRVRDNFRVDRILALGEERGPDAPFPGNFPGVDEANRLIRVGRAVLAEYRVGPGEWVGKKLSELPYAKTEFVVLLRRKDRVFLPTGALVLEEEDRIHCLRSAEEESPLGRIFEVVRQSEVRKFLQAG